One Symphalangus syndactylus isolate Jambi chromosome 9, NHGRI_mSymSyn1-v2.1_pri, whole genome shotgun sequence DNA segment encodes these proteins:
- the HSPB1 gene encoding heat shock protein beta-1 — protein sequence MTERRVPFSLLRGPSWDPFRDWYPHSRLFDQAFGLPRLPEEWSQWFGGSSWPGYVRPLPPAAIESPAVAAPAYSRALSRQLSSGVSEIRHTADRWRVSLDVNHFAPDELTVKTKDGVVEITGKHEERQDEHGYISRCFTRKYTLPPGVDPTQVSSSLSPEGTLTVEAPMPKLATQSNEITIPVTFESRAQLGGPEAAKSNETAAK from the exons ATGACCGAGCGCCGCGTCCCCTTCTCGCTCCTGCGGGGCCCCAGCTGGGACCCCTTCCGCGACTGGTACCCGCATAGCCGCCTCTTCGACCAGGCCTTCGGGCTGCCCCGGCTGCCGGAGGAGTGGTCGCAGTGGTTCGGCGGCAGCAGCTGGCCAGGCTACGTGCGCCCCCTGCCCCCCGCCGCGATCGAGAGCCCCGCAGTGGCCGCGCCCGCCTACAGCCGCGCGCTCAGCCGGCAGCTCAGCAGCGGGGTCTCGGAGATCCGGCACACGGCAGACCGCTGGCGCGTGTCCCTGGATGTCAACCACTTCGCCCCGGACGAGCTGACGGTCAAGACCAAGGATGGCGTGGTGGAGATCACCG GCAAGCATGAGGAGCGGCAGGACGAGCATGGCTACATCTCCCGGTGCTTCACGCGGAAATACAC GCTGCCCCCCGGTGTGGACCCCACCCAGGTCTCCTCTTCCCTGTCCCCTGAGGGCACACTGACCGTGGAGGCCCCCATGCCCAAGCTAGCCACGCAGTCCAACGAGATCACCATCCCAGTCACCTTCGAGTCGCGGGCCCAGCTTGGGGGCCCAGAAGCTGCAAAATCCAACGAGACTGCTGCCAAGTAA